GCGCGGGTCACGGGAGTTGGTGAGCAGCCGCTCGACCACGTCGGTGAGCCGCTCGACCTGGGTGAGCGCGATGGAGGCCTCCTCCTTCACGGTGTCCAGGTCGTCGGTGACCGTGATCTCCTCCAGCCGCATCGACAGTGCGGTGAGCGGGGTGCGCAGCTGGTGGGAGGCGTCGGCGGCCAGGCGGCGTTCGGCGGTGAGCATACGGGCGATGCGTTCGGCGGAGGCGTCCAGGACGTCGGCGACGCGGTCGAGTTCGGGCACCCCGTAGCGCCGGTGCCGGGGCCGGGGGTCGCCGGAGCCGAGGCGTTCGGCGGTCTCGGCGAGGTCGGTGAGCGGTGAGGCGAGCCGGTTGGCCTGGCGCAGGGCGAGCAGGATCGCGGCGATCACGGCGAGCAGCGCGACCGCGCCGATGATCAGCAGGGTGCGGCCGACCTCACGGGTGACCGTGTCCCTGGAGTCCTGGACCGTGACCCGCTCGCCCTGCTCCCCCTTGGCGGAGGACTCGATGACGCCGCCGCCGGGCTTGTCGCCGATCCGGATGGGCGCCCGCCCCGGGATCTCCACGATGGCGTACCGGCCGTGCTCGATCTGGTCGCGCAGGATCTCCGCGCTGATGTTCTCCTTGCCGAGCAGCCGGCTGTCGACGATGCTCACCAGGCGCACCGCCTCGGAGTCCACGCGCTCCTGCGCACTGGTGCTGATGGTGCGGGTCTCGACGATGACGAGCGAGACCCCGAACACGGCGATCACCACGAGCACCACGGCGAGCGTGGAGTTGATCAGTCGGCGGCGCATGGACCCGAGGGTGCCACAGGCAGGGGGCGGGCAGGGCCGGGGCGGTGGGGTTCGCGGTGAACCGGCGACGCTATGCGCGGATGAGTCTGTCGACCAGTTCCGGGTGCCATTCGACGTACTCGACGCCCGCTCCGTCCGCGTGCCGGGCGTACAGGAACCGTCCCGTCGGGCCGTGGGTCGTGGGAGTGGTGACGGTGGCGCCTGCGGCCTCCAAGGTCGCTCGCAGGGCGTCGAGATCGTCGACGACGACGGTCGCGGAGGCGTCGGCGTACTTCGCGCGC
This is a stretch of genomic DNA from Streptomyces sp. NA04227. It encodes these proteins:
- a CDS encoding VOC family protein → MTILRTYARLWTDDLDRALPLLEQLTGEQPHLRLSFHAVGLAAIGDFLVIAGAPEERAKYADASATVVVDDLDALRATLEAAGATVTTPTTHGPTGRFLYARHADGAGVEYVEWHPELVDRLIRA